One stretch of Roseibium sp. HPY-6 DNA includes these proteins:
- a CDS encoding ABC transporter substrate-binding protein, with protein MSTLRNALVSTLAASLMMSFGPAFAEDGVTDSKVLFGQAAALEGPAAALGTGMKLGIEAAFAEANAAGGVHGRMIELISMDDGYEPDRSIAAVNTLINDNKVFGLIGPVGTPTSKATQPIATAAKVPFVGPFTGAGFLRDPAHGNIVNVRATYAAETEAWIEHLHGALGLDKIAILYQDDGFGRVGLAGVQAAMEKRGLDLVAEGTYQRNTTAVKSALLEIRKAKPQAVVMVGAYKPIAEFIKLAKKVKMDAEFVNISFVGSKALSAELGEAGEGVIISQVVPFPWDTTVPLVKEYQAALKAKDPSAEPGFVTLEGYVVGRLAVMGLEKAGKDVTRENFLNAFWNTGAFDMGGVSLNFGQDDNQGMNDVFLTTIQKDGGFSPIDKPAS; from the coding sequence ATGTCTACTTTGCGGAATGCTCTTGTATCTACGCTGGCTGCGTCTCTTATGATGTCGTTCGGCCCGGCGTTTGCTGAAGATGGTGTTACAGATTCCAAAGTCCTGTTTGGTCAGGCGGCGGCTCTTGAGGGCCCGGCTGCGGCTCTGGGTACTGGAATGAAACTCGGTATTGAAGCCGCTTTTGCGGAAGCCAATGCTGCAGGTGGTGTACACGGTCGTATGATCGAACTTATCAGCATGGATGACGGCTACGAGCCGGATCGCTCCATCGCCGCGGTCAACACGCTTATCAACGACAACAAGGTATTCGGTCTGATCGGTCCGGTCGGTACGCCGACGTCGAAAGCGACCCAGCCGATCGCAACTGCTGCAAAGGTTCCGTTTGTCGGTCCGTTCACAGGTGCGGGCTTCCTGCGCGATCCGGCGCACGGCAACATCGTCAATGTTCGCGCGACTTATGCTGCTGAAACAGAAGCCTGGATCGAGCACCTGCACGGTGCGCTTGGTCTCGACAAGATCGCTATCCTTTATCAGGACGACGGTTTTGGACGTGTTGGTCTGGCGGGCGTTCAAGCTGCAATGGAAAAGCGTGGCCTTGATCTGGTTGCCGAAGGCACCTACCAGCGCAACACGACTGCTGTTAAGTCGGCGCTTCTTGAAATCCGCAAGGCAAAGCCGCAAGCGGTGGTCATGGTTGGTGCATACAAGCCGATCGCGGAATTCATCAAACTGGCCAAGAAGGTCAAGATGGATGCTGAGTTCGTCAACATTTCCTTCGTTGGCTCCAAGGCACTTTCTGCTGAGCTTGGCGAAGCCGGCGAAGGCGTGATCATCTCCCAGGTTGTTCCGTTCCCGTGGGATACGACTGTTCCGCTCGTGAAGGAATACCAGGCTGCCCTAAAGGCAAAGGATCCTTCCGCTGAGCCGGGCTTCGTGACCCTTGAAGGTTATGTGGTTGGCCGTCTTGCTGTGATGGGTCTGGAAAAGGCCGGCAAGGACGTTACCCGCGAGAACTTCCTGAACGCTTTCTGGAACACCGGTGCGTTCGACATGGGCGGTGTCTCCCTGAACTTTGGTCAGGACGACAACCAGGGCATGAACGATGTGTTCCTGACGACCATTCAAAAAGACGGCGGCTTCTCGCCGATCGACAAGCCCGCAAGCTGA
- a CDS encoding amino acid adenylation domain-containing protein → MNQIQFADKHGAKNVPVVEFSRLPDVTLYEGDRADTARVETHTGAAWRKAVDVLASHYPDRQPSHIALAVFAAYVARVSENSHAVFAFHDATLSSVARDFVVFEHGLAKDESFTNVVEKVARAGLAFVSGNAAGVFCPTQCDVPLAVTTGPRPQAESGAEIQLHCDADGDIVWTHPGYVSSEAIDLIGERMTALAQGIAADPESALVHQPLMSARERKLVVEDWNATDRNYGYGGGLVAMMETCAEATPDHPALIYMDETLSFAEFNARVNRLARVLMNKGVGKDKFVALVMERSLEMVIGLWATLKAGGAYVPLNTDDPSARISEIIEDCAPVAILTQENIRERIETDVSEVIVLPAGGEVDGDIDPGNPEVEIGPNDLAYMIYTSGSTGKPKGVVVEHEAIHNRVVWMHEEYGLEPEDRVLQKTPYTFDVSVWEFLWSFSVGSTLVVAEPGGHVAISYLYGLIRRAGVTHLHFVPSVMRLFLLAPSLDQLPIKKLFCSGEALGFDLVQAFYDKASDFAEVHNLYGPTEAAVDVSYFACPRNPEDKSIPIGKPVTNTGLYVLDEYDQPVPVGVPGELHIGGVQLARGYWNREDLTSERFVPCPVDDAPHRRLYRTGDLAYFRPDGEIMYLGRNDFQVKINGVRMELGEIEAAIRTDQGVKDVVVVAEENQGNKILIAYVVADAADEAKADAIKDAVAAQCPVFYVPQEIRFLADMPLTVSGKINRKVLSEQQRL, encoded by the coding sequence ATGAATCAAATCCAGTTTGCCGACAAGCATGGGGCTAAGAACGTACCGGTTGTCGAGTTCTCACGTCTGCCGGACGTTACTCTCTATGAAGGTGATAGGGCTGATACCGCCCGCGTGGAAACACACACGGGTGCTGCCTGGCGCAAAGCGGTGGATGTCCTCGCGTCGCACTATCCCGATCGGCAACCCTCTCACATTGCCCTTGCCGTATTTGCGGCCTATGTCGCGCGCGTGAGCGAGAACAGTCATGCCGTTTTCGCGTTTCACGATGCGACGCTTTCCAGTGTGGCGCGTGATTTCGTCGTTTTCGAACATGGTCTGGCGAAAGACGAAAGCTTCACAAACGTCGTTGAAAAAGTCGCGCGTGCCGGACTTGCATTTGTGAGCGGCAACGCGGCCGGCGTCTTTTGTCCGACGCAGTGCGACGTTCCGCTGGCGGTGACAACCGGTCCGCGCCCGCAAGCAGAATCCGGCGCAGAAATCCAGCTTCATTGTGATGCCGACGGCGACATCGTCTGGACGCATCCCGGCTATGTCAGCTCAGAGGCAATTGATCTGATCGGCGAACGCATGACGGCGCTCGCGCAGGGTATTGCTGCAGATCCTGAAAGTGCCCTTGTGCATCAGCCGCTCATGTCGGCGCGTGAGCGCAAACTGGTTGTTGAGGACTGGAACGCGACCGACCGCAACTACGGCTATGGCGGTGGGCTTGTCGCGATGATGGAGACGTGCGCCGAGGCGACGCCGGATCATCCTGCACTGATTTATATGGATGAAACGCTGAGCTTTGCCGAATTCAATGCCCGCGTGAACCGTCTTGCACGCGTTCTGATGAACAAGGGCGTCGGCAAGGACAAGTTTGTTGCGCTTGTCATGGAACGCAGCCTTGAAATGGTGATCGGTCTCTGGGCAACGCTCAAGGCCGGCGGTGCCTACGTGCCACTCAACACAGATGATCCTTCTGCACGCATCTCTGAGATCATCGAAGACTGCGCACCGGTGGCGATCCTCACGCAAGAAAATATCCGCGAGCGTATCGAGACTGACGTCAGCGAAGTCATCGTGCTTCCGGCTGGCGGCGAAGTCGATGGAGACATCGACCCCGGCAATCCGGAGGTCGAGATTGGCCCGAACGATCTTGCCTACATGATCTATACGTCCGGTTCGACAGGCAAGCCGAAGGGCGTAGTTGTCGAACACGAGGCCATCCACAATCGTGTTGTCTGGATGCACGAGGAATATGGTCTCGAGCCTGAGGACCGGGTCCTTCAAAAGACGCCATACACCTTCGATGTGTCGGTGTGGGAGTTCCTCTGGTCTTTCTCGGTCGGCTCGACGCTTGTGGTCGCCGAGCCAGGCGGTCATGTTGCCATCAGCTACCTTTACGGCCTTATCCGGCGGGCAGGGGTCACGCACCTTCACTTTGTACCGTCGGTCATGCGCCTTTTCCTGCTGGCCCCGTCGCTGGACCAGCTTCCGATCAAGAAGCTGTTCTGTTCCGGTGAAGCGCTCGGCTTCGACCTCGTCCAGGCGTTTTACGACAAGGCGAGCGACTTTGCCGAAGTCCATAACCTCTACGGGCCGACCGAAGCGGCCGTCGATGTCAGCTATTTCGCGTGCCCGCGGAACCCTGAAGACAAGAGCATCCCGATCGGCAAGCCTGTGACCAACACCGGTCTTTACGTGCTTGACGAATATGACCAGCCGGTTCCCGTCGGCGTTCCGGGCGAGTTGCATATCGGCGGTGTTCAGCTGGCGCGCGGATACTGGAACCGTGAGGACCTGACATCAGAGCGTTTTGTTCCTTGTCCGGTCGACGATGCCCCGCATCGGAGGCTATACCGCACCGGTGACCTCGCGTATTTCCGCCCCGATGGCGAGATCATGTATCTCGGGCGCAATGATTTTCAGGTGAAGATCAATGGCGTTCGTATGGAGCTCGGTGAAATCGAAGCTGCCATCCGCACCGATCAAGGCGTCAAGGACGTGGTTGTCGTTGCCGAAGAGAACCAAGGCAACAAGATCCTGATAGCCTATGTCGTTGCCGATGCAGCGGACGAGGCCAAGGCGGACGCAATCAAGGATGCGGTTGCGGCCCAGTGCCCGGTTTTCTATGTACCACAGGAAATTCGCTTTCTTGCTGATATGCCCCTGACGGTGTCAGGCAAGATCAACCGCAAGGTTCTGAGCGAACAGCAGCGGCTCTAA
- a CDS encoding TRAP transporter large permease subunit codes for MEQILASAVLIIVLLAMLASGVWVAISLMVVGFAGMLLFADAPIGQVLATSVWGSNNSWALAALPLFIWIGEILFRSRLSEDLFSGLAPWLERVPGSLLHVNIVGSGLFAAVSGSSAATCATVGKISIPELRRRKYDDRLIVGTLAGSGTLGLLIPPSIILIVYGVAVEESITRLFLAGVIPGLMILTLFMAYVAIWALVNRKSMPKGEASGIAFFEKIKRSVVLLPFILLIVGVMGSIYTGIASPTDAAAVGVLLSLVLVWRNGDLTWSLFVDSLMGATRTSCMIAFILSGAAFLTITMGYTGIPRALAQWIGEMQLSQYGLIFALMLLFIVLGCFLDGISVVVLTTAVVVPMVQIVGIDLIWFGIFLVLVVEMSQITPPVGFNLFVLQGITGKNIIDIARNALPFFLLLIVGVALITLFPDIVMFLPNQMNR; via the coding sequence ATGGAACAGATTCTCGCAAGTGCCGTTCTGATTATTGTCCTGCTGGCAATGCTCGCAAGTGGTGTCTGGGTGGCCATCTCGCTGATGGTGGTTGGCTTTGCCGGCATGCTTTTGTTTGCCGATGCGCCCATCGGACAGGTGCTGGCAACCAGCGTTTGGGGGAGCAACAATTCCTGGGCGCTTGCTGCCTTGCCGCTCTTTATCTGGATCGGTGAAATTCTGTTCCGCTCACGTCTGTCCGAAGATTTGTTTTCCGGTCTGGCACCCTGGCTGGAACGGGTTCCTGGCTCTCTTCTGCATGTCAACATCGTCGGCAGCGGCCTGTTTGCCGCCGTGTCGGGCTCTTCCGCTGCGACCTGTGCGACGGTCGGAAAGATCTCCATCCCTGAGCTGCGGCGGCGCAAATACGATGACCGTCTGATCGTGGGAACGCTTGCCGGGTCCGGCACACTGGGATTGCTGATCCCGCCTTCGATCATTCTGATTGTCTACGGTGTCGCCGTTGAAGAATCCATCACCAGGCTTTTCCTGGCGGGCGTCATTCCCGGCCTGATGATCCTGACCCTGTTCATGGCCTATGTTGCGATCTGGGCCTTGGTGAACCGGAAATCCATGCCGAAAGGCGAGGCCTCCGGAATTGCGTTTTTTGAGAAAATCAAACGCTCGGTCGTTCTGCTTCCGTTTATCCTTCTGATCGTTGGCGTGATGGGGTCGATCTACACCGGGATTGCGTCGCCGACGGATGCAGCAGCAGTGGGTGTCCTGCTTTCGCTTGTGCTTGTCTGGCGCAATGGCGACCTTACCTGGAGCCTGTTCGTCGACAGCCTGATGGGGGCAACGCGCACGTCCTGCATGATCGCTTTTATTCTTTCCGGCGCGGCGTTCTTGACGATCACGATGGGCTACACCGGCATCCCGCGTGCGCTTGCGCAGTGGATCGGCGAGATGCAGCTCTCGCAATACGGACTGATCTTCGCGCTGATGCTGCTCTTCATCGTACTTGGCTGCTTTCTGGACGGTATTTCAGTCGTTGTTCTGACCACGGCAGTCGTTGTGCCGATGGTGCAGATTGTCGGCATCGACCTAATCTGGTTCGGCATCTTCCTGGTTCTGGTGGTCGAGATGTCGCAAATCACGCCGCCCGTCGGGTTTAACCTGTTTGTGCTTCAGGGCATCACGGGCAAGAACATCATCGACATTGCCCGAAACGCATTGCCGTTCTTCCTGCTTCTGATTGTCGGCGTGGCGCTGATCACCCTGTTCCCCGACATCGTCATGTTCCTGCCCAACCAGATGAACAGGTAG
- a CDS encoding TRAP transporter small permease subunit, whose protein sequence is MRGMLDGLYRLCGGIGALLIVAICLVVLIQVAFNLFDKISDVLFGKAIGLVLPSYAELAGYFLVAATFFALTNTLQHGVHIRVTMITQRLKPAWARIAEGWACLVGTLMSGYFAVWSYVLVYESWIYNDLSPGMLPIPIWLPQLPMAIGLTSLTICFADLFFQVIRGTWQPPVTAPLSQEQEEH, encoded by the coding sequence ATGCGTGGCATGCTTGATGGACTATACAGGTTATGTGGCGGGATCGGCGCACTGCTGATCGTCGCGATTTGCCTGGTCGTCCTGATCCAGGTGGCGTTCAATCTGTTCGACAAGATCTCCGACGTCCTTTTTGGCAAAGCGATCGGCCTCGTGCTTCCGTCCTACGCCGAACTGGCTGGATACTTTCTGGTTGCAGCGACATTCTTTGCGCTGACAAATACCCTGCAGCATGGCGTGCACATCCGGGTGACCATGATCACGCAGCGCCTGAAGCCGGCCTGGGCGCGCATTGCCGAGGGCTGGGCCTGCCTCGTCGGTACTTTGATGTCCGGCTATTTTGCGGTCTGGAGTTATGTGCTGGTCTATGAATCCTGGATTTACAACGACCTGTCCCCGGGAATGTTGCCGATCCCGATCTGGCTGCCGCAATTGCCGATGGCTATCGGTCTGACAAGCCTCACAATCTGCTTCGCCGATCTCTTCTTTCAGGTCATTCGAGGAACGTGGCAGCCACCGGTGACCGCACCGTTGTCGCAAGAGCAGGAAGAGCACTAG
- a CDS encoding TRAP transporter substrate-binding protein — protein sequence MNLRFRIRRALSAVAFTTFAVSMSAAAADTWNMPVPYGDNNFHTLNHVAFAKDVEEKTNGDVKIVVHPSGSLFKHPEIKNAVRSRQAPLGEFLLSRLSNESPIFGIDSVPFLATSYEDSRKLWDTTRPAVEELLGEQGLMVLYAVPWPPQGLYANRDVNAINDLSGLKFRAYNAATERLAQLASAVPTQVEVADLGQAFSTGRVDAMVTSPSTGYNSKAWDYLSNYYDVQAWLPKNIVVMNKRIFDALDEPTKAAVLEAAKEAETRGWAASMGETEAKTKGLADNGIKVAAPSDALKGELVEIGQTMTQEWLEQAGDDGKKLIDAYKQ from the coding sequence ATGAACCTCAGATTCCGCATTAGGCGCGCACTTTCTGCCGTTGCGTTCACCACCTTTGCTGTCTCAATGTCCGCTGCTGCGGCCGATACCTGGAACATGCCGGTTCCGTATGGTGACAACAACTTTCACACCTTGAACCATGTTGCCTTTGCCAAGGATGTCGAGGAAAAGACCAACGGTGATGTGAAGATCGTGGTGCATCCGTCCGGGTCTCTCTTCAAACATCCCGAGATCAAGAATGCGGTCCGCAGCCGGCAGGCGCCCCTTGGAGAGTTTCTTCTGTCACGGCTGTCGAACGAAAGTCCGATTTTCGGCATCGATTCAGTTCCTTTCCTGGCGACCAGCTATGAAGACTCGCGCAAGCTTTGGGATACGACGCGCCCCGCCGTTGAAGAATTGCTGGGCGAACAGGGTCTGATGGTTCTTTATGCCGTGCCGTGGCCGCCGCAGGGGCTTTATGCCAATCGAGACGTGAATGCGATCAACGATTTGTCCGGCCTGAAGTTCCGCGCCTATAACGCGGCAACCGAGCGTCTTGCACAGCTCGCCAGCGCCGTGCCGACACAGGTTGAAGTTGCCGATCTAGGACAGGCGTTTTCGACCGGGCGCGTTGACGCCATGGTGACGTCCCCGTCAACCGGCTACAACAGCAAGGCGTGGGATTATCTGTCGAACTATTATGACGTTCAGGCCTGGTTGCCCAAGAACATCGTCGTTATGAACAAGCGCATTTTCGATGCGCTCGACGAGCCGACCAAAGCAGCCGTTCTGGAAGCTGCCAAGGAAGCGGAAACGCGCGGTTGGGCCGCATCCATGGGTGAAACCGAAGCGAAGACTAAAGGCCTTGCCGACAATGGCATCAAGGTTGCTGCACCGTCTGATGCGCTCAAGGGCGAACTGGTCGAAATCGGCCAGACAATGACCCAGGAGTGGCTTGAACAGGCGGGCGACGACGGCAAGAAACTGATCGACGCCTACAAGCAATGA
- a CDS encoding acyl carrier protein, which produces MQLYDVVAGVLKIDPSGLSEQSNALNTPNWDSLRHIELMLAVETTFGANFSMAEMVSMQDLGDMRKLLEAKGVKFDDSEPIRLSA; this is translated from the coding sequence ATGCAGCTTTATGATGTCGTTGCAGGTGTGCTGAAAATCGATCCCAGTGGTCTCAGTGAACAGTCGAACGCACTCAATACGCCGAATTGGGACTCGCTCCGGCATATCGAACTGATGCTTGCTGTGGAGACCACCTTTGGGGCCAATTTCTCGATGGCCGAGATGGTGAGCATGCAGGATCTCGGCGATATGCGTAAATTGCTGGAGGCAAAGGGCGTTAAATTTGACGACTCAGAGCCAATAAGGTTGTCTGCGTAA
- a CDS encoding MBOAT family O-acyltransferase, with product MVFSSHEFVLIFLPLVFLAFAIANRFGGWQASFSVLGAASLVFYAQWSIALLAVLLTSAVANYIVGTFLIKATKEGRPAGWLLVSAVIANLVALGYFKYTNFFIDITNQVSGSGFSHLDIVLPVGISFYTFIQIGFLVEAHSGQAEQQPFIKYLTFATFFPCVTAGPLVLQREFFDQMKDRKDSALEARRLAVGVTLFAMGLFKKVVLADSIAPFANDIFAGVAAGGGVDMVSAWVGALAYSLQLYFDFSGYSDMAIGIGVIFGIRLPLNFNSPFKATSISEFWQRWHMTMTRFFTKFVYSPMAMRGMRSAVSKGHSPLRRYLVAGAWPIVVTMLVAGVWHGSGWTFVLFGLLHGVAIAVNNGWKHFSLPKPPAVLGWLMTISVVICGLVIFRAPDVASAMTMLTAMWGISAEVPANGHLAVALGLREALGLIFLLGAITLLAPNTQEILAKEWVSSDPVPKTMSRIAGYISWRPAMGWSFAAAGTFLLAFTSISADSSFLYYQF from the coding sequence ATGGTATTCAGTTCTCACGAGTTTGTTCTCATCTTTCTGCCGCTGGTTTTTCTGGCCTTCGCCATTGCAAACCGGTTTGGCGGCTGGCAGGCATCGTTTTCGGTGCTGGGGGCAGCGTCCCTGGTGTTCTATGCACAGTGGAGCATCGCCTTGCTCGCGGTGTTGCTTACATCGGCGGTTGCCAACTACATAGTCGGCACCTTTTTGATCAAGGCAACCAAAGAAGGGCGCCCGGCTGGCTGGCTTCTGGTATCTGCTGTAATTGCCAATCTGGTTGCGCTCGGCTACTTCAAATACACCAACTTCTTCATCGATATCACGAACCAGGTTTCGGGCTCCGGCTTCTCGCATCTGGACATCGTGCTGCCGGTCGGAATTTCATTCTACACCTTCATCCAGATCGGATTTCTGGTGGAGGCGCACAGTGGTCAGGCCGAGCAACAGCCCTTCATAAAGTACCTGACATTCGCAACCTTTTTCCCGTGCGTTACGGCAGGTCCGCTGGTCCTGCAGCGAGAATTCTTCGATCAAATGAAGGACCGTAAGGACTCCGCACTGGAAGCGCGGCGTCTGGCAGTTGGTGTCACGCTCTTTGCCATGGGACTGTTCAAGAAAGTGGTGCTTGCCGATTCAATCGCGCCGTTCGCCAATGATATCTTCGCAGGCGTCGCTGCCGGCGGGGGGGTCGACATGGTATCGGCCTGGGTCGGCGCACTGGCCTACTCGCTGCAGCTCTACTTCGATTTCTCCGGCTATTCGGACATGGCGATCGGTATCGGTGTGATCTTCGGTATTCGTCTTCCGCTGAACTTCAACTCGCCGTTCAAAGCCACCAGCATCTCTGAGTTCTGGCAGCGTTGGCACATGACGATGACACGGTTTTTCACGAAATTCGTCTATTCGCCGATGGCGATGCGTGGGATGCGGTCCGCGGTTAGCAAAGGCCACTCGCCGCTTCGCCGGTATCTCGTCGCCGGTGCCTGGCCGATCGTCGTGACTATGCTGGTTGCCGGCGTCTGGCACGGTTCCGGCTGGACATTTGTCCTCTTCGGTCTCCTGCACGGCGTCGCGATTGCCGTCAACAACGGCTGGAAACACTTCAGTCTCCCGAAGCCGCCTGCTGTTCTCGGCTGGCTGATGACGATCTCCGTCGTTATTTGCGGTCTTGTGATCTTCCGTGCGCCGGATGTGGCGTCTGCCATGACGATGCTGACCGCAATGTGGGGCATTTCCGCTGAAGTGCCGGCCAATGGTCATCTCGCCGTGGCATTGGGCCTGCGCGAGGCACTTGGACTGATCTTCCTTTTGGGCGCGATTACTCTGCTTGCTCCCAATACGCAGGAAATTCTGGCCAAGGAATGGGTCAGCAGCGATCCGGTGCCGAAAACAATGAGCCGGATCGCCGGTTACATCTCCTGGCGCCCCGCGATGGGGTGGTCGTTTGCCGCGGCAGGCACCTTCCTGCTCGCGTTCACGAGCATCAGCGCGGATTCCTCTTTCCTCTACTACCAGTTTTAG